A region of the Geoalkalibacter sp. genome:
CGAGGGCAAGGACCATGCGAACAAGGGCGCCGATCTGATGCCGACCATCGCGCGGCGTTTCGGCCTCAACCGCGAGGACAGCCAGCGTCTGGAATTTCTGGTGCGCCGTCATCTGGACATGGCGCACATCGCGCAGCGTCGCGATCTGCACGACGATCAGCTCATCATCCAGTTCGCCCGCGCCATGGGCATGAGCGAAAACCTCAAGATGCTCTACCTGCTCACCTTCGCCGATCTGCGCGCCGTCGGGCCCGACGTCTGGAACGACTGGAAGGGCATGCTGCTGCACGAGCTCTACGAAAAGACCTATCAGGTTCTGGAAAAGGGCGACTTTGAGCTGGAGAAACGCTCGGAGAAGCTGCGCAACCGCAAACGCAATGTCCTTGAAAAACTCCACGATGAATTTGACCAGCGGCTGGTGCGCGAGCAGTTGCGCGCCATGAGCACCCGCTACCTCATGAATTACCGCTCGGCGGACATCGCCGAACACCTGCGCCTGGCCCTGGGACGCGGCCATCGGACTCTTGCGCTCAAGGTCGAGCATGAGAGCCGGCGGGGTTTTTCCCAGGTGACCCTCTCCACCCTGGATATTCCCGGCCTGTTTTCCAAGATCACCGGAGTCATGGCCGCCAACGCCATCAACATTCTCGGCGCGCAGATTCATACCCGGCGCAATGGCGAGGCCCTCGACATCCTGCAGGTGGCCGCGCCCGGCGGAGGCGCCATCGAGAACCCGGACAAGTGGCGGCGGGTGGAGGCGGAGCTGACGGCGGTCATCGAAGGGCGGATCCGCGTCGAGGAGCTGGTCGCCAAGCGTCGGCCGCCGGCGTTCATGATCGATCGGCCTCGGCCGCGTTTTCCCAATCGCGTCGAAATCGACAACGAGGCGTCCGGCCAGTACACCGTGATTGAGATCTATGCCCATGACAAGGTCGGTCTGCTCTATCAGATCACCAAGACCCTCAAGGAATTGGGGCTCTACATCGGAGTGGCGAAGATTTCGACCAAGGTCGATCAGGCGGCCGACGTTTTTTACGTTCAGGATATCTTCGGTCAGAAAATCCTGGGCGAAGAAAAGCAGGCGGAGATCCAGCGGCGCCTGCTGGCCTGTCTTGACGAAGATTGAAAAGGCTATGATTCGCGGGTGTTTATGGAGCAATACCTCGACCATTTCATGAACTATCTGACCGTGGAGCGCGGCCTGGCCGCCAACACCCTGGAGGCCTATGGACGCGACCTGGCCCGCTATGCCGATTTCATCGAGAAGCAGGGGATTCGCGCCGTCGACGCCATAACGGCGGCCGACGTGGTGGGATTTCTCGGCGCCCTGCGCAAGGACGGCCTGGCGCCGCGCAGTCAGACCCGCTCCCTGGTCGCCGTGCGCACCTTTCACAAGTTTTTGGTCGCGGAAAAAATCACCCCTGTCAATCCCGCGGCGCGCATCGAATCCATGCGCCTGACCCAGGCTCTGCCGCAGGTTCTTTCCACGCACGAGGTGGAACGCCTGTTGGCTGCGCCCGCCGAAAGCGACCCCATCGGCGCGCGGGACCGCGCGATGCTGGAATTGCTTTATGCCACGGGCCTGCGGGTTTCGGAACTGGTCGGGCTCAAGCTTGGCGATGTGCAGGCCCTGGTCGGCTGCGTGCGCACCCTGGGCAAGGGGCGCAAGGAGCGGGTGGTTCCCGTGGGCGAA
Encoded here:
- a CDS encoding tyrosine recombinase, which produces MEQYLDHFMNYLTVERGLAANTLEAYGRDLARYADFIEKQGIRAVDAITAADVVGFLGALRKDGLAPRSQTRSLVAVRTFHKFLVAEKITPVNPAARIESMRLTQALPQVLSTHEVERLLAAPAESDPIGARDRAMLELLYATGLRVSELVGLKLGDVQALVGCVRTLGKGRKERVVPVGEAALAELEVYLRGARALLEKKSGSPYLFLNRSGRGLTRQGFWKIIKRRALQAGIRKNITPHTLRHSFATH